Proteins from a single region of Streptomyces sp. HUAS 15-9:
- a CDS encoding FUSC family protein yields the protein MTAKPLRNAYEAALTMTAVLLCWAAALRLEGAAGLHTDSVVLAVALSLTLARIGRTADTRERLTALVLLPAVAAVCALIGHLIAAHYAVGAAVFTAGISLPIWIRRYGPVATRAGTLMTLPFVALLVVPGPALPSAAQGALVSWAWSALIGVLACGCVWLVQALADRYGPWPAEPATAPSPRRPSRLRPRPSTRMAVQMAVAVAASFALGRLLFDHHWPWAVLTAYVVGSGNRGRTDVLRKGVERFAGACAGTLLATGVAALGISGHTAVAVMFAVLAVALWLRPLNYAYWAAGMTTALSLLLGYFGQDASSLLPTRLAAIAVGAVLSVAAAWWLLPVPTRPGGPGGRRDRVADGRRPAVQDA from the coding sequence CTGGGCCGCCGCCCTCCGCCTGGAGGGCGCCGCCGGGCTGCACACGGACTCCGTCGTCCTCGCGGTCGCCCTGTCCCTCACCCTCGCCAGAATCGGGCGGACGGCCGACACCCGCGAACGGCTCACCGCACTCGTCCTGCTCCCCGCCGTCGCCGCGGTCTGCGCGCTGATCGGCCATCTGATCGCCGCGCACTACGCGGTGGGCGCCGCCGTCTTCACCGCCGGGATCTCGCTGCCCATCTGGATCCGCCGCTACGGCCCCGTCGCCACCAGGGCGGGCACGCTGATGACCCTGCCGTTCGTCGCGCTGCTCGTCGTCCCCGGCCCGGCACTGCCGTCCGCGGCGCAGGGCGCGCTGGTGAGCTGGGCCTGGTCGGCTCTGATCGGAGTGCTGGCGTGCGGCTGCGTCTGGCTGGTGCAGGCGCTCGCCGACAGATACGGCCCCTGGCCCGCCGAACCCGCGACCGCTCCCTCCCCACGGCGGCCGTCCCGGCTCCGCCCCCGCCCCAGCACTCGGATGGCCGTCCAGATGGCGGTGGCCGTCGCGGCCTCCTTCGCCCTCGGCCGGCTCCTCTTCGACCACCACTGGCCGTGGGCCGTACTCACCGCGTACGTTGTCGGGAGCGGCAACCGAGGCCGAACCGACGTACTGCGCAAGGGAGTCGAGCGCTTCGCCGGAGCCTGCGCGGGCACGCTGCTGGCCACCGGCGTGGCGGCGCTGGGAATCTCCGGGCACACCGCGGTGGCCGTCATGTTCGCGGTCCTGGCCGTGGCCCTGTGGCTGCGCCCGCTCAACTACGCCTACTGGGCAGCCGGCATGACCACGGCCCTGTCTCTCCTGCTCGGCTACTTCGGCCAGGACGCGAGCAGCCTGCTCCCCACCCGCCTGGCCGCGATCGCCGTCGGCGCCGTCCTGTCCGTCGCGGCGGCCTGGTGGCTGCTGCCGGTCCCGACAAGGCCTGGAGGCCCTGGCGGCCGACGTGATCGGGTTGCCGACGGGCGCCGGCCCGCTGTTCAGGACGCGTGA
- a CDS encoding DUF397 domain-containing protein: MSTALQWFKSSYSSSEGGNCLEVAYTWRKSSYSSNEGGDCVEVATTPATIHIRDSKTPDSPFLSVSPSTWSEFLDRVTRD, encoded by the coding sequence ATGAGCACCGCACTTCAGTGGTTCAAGTCCAGCTACAGCAGCAGTGAAGGCGGCAACTGCCTCGAAGTCGCGTACACATGGCGCAAGTCCAGCTACAGCAGCAACGAGGGTGGCGACTGCGTCGAGGTAGCCACCACCCCCGCCACCATCCACATCCGTGACTCCAAGACCCCCGACAGCCCCTTCCTCTCCGTCTCCCCCTCCACCTGGAGTGAGTTCCTTGACCGTGTCACCCGCGACTGA
- a CDS encoding helix-turn-helix domain-containing protein, whose translation MHVAKKPKKVGSWQAVGALVAHYRRQARLTQEQFAEMANVHVDTVRSIEQGRLALQPDRADQFDELLGTGGAFAVLVAKMPVRERIVQFAQGLVDHEQEAVSLLSYEVQVVPGLIQTRDYCRAVFGYRYPAIGSETAEQWVNARMERQLVWQRERPPVGHFVIEEGVLRRKVGSSEVMREQFRQILEYTEPIHMSFQIMPEDRTPHAGLGGPMVLLETPEHERLAYLEVQSASFLVDDPNEVSNYHHKYGMLRSQALSPDESVRLLRELLGDR comes from the coding sequence ATGCACGTGGCGAAGAAGCCCAAGAAGGTCGGTTCGTGGCAGGCGGTCGGGGCGCTGGTCGCCCACTATCGGAGGCAAGCGCGGCTTACGCAGGAGCAGTTCGCCGAGATGGCGAACGTGCACGTGGACACGGTGAGGTCGATCGAGCAGGGGAGGCTGGCTCTTCAGCCGGATCGTGCCGATCAGTTCGATGAACTGCTAGGTACGGGTGGGGCGTTTGCCGTGCTGGTGGCGAAGATGCCGGTGCGTGAGCGGATCGTGCAGTTCGCGCAGGGGCTGGTGGATCACGAGCAGGAGGCGGTCAGTCTTCTCTCGTACGAGGTTCAGGTGGTGCCGGGGCTGATTCAGACCCGGGACTACTGTCGCGCCGTATTCGGCTACCGGTATCCGGCAATCGGGAGCGAGACAGCCGAGCAGTGGGTGAACGCGCGCATGGAGCGGCAGTTGGTCTGGCAGCGGGAGCGGCCGCCTGTGGGTCACTTCGTCATCGAAGAGGGCGTCCTGCGGCGAAAGGTCGGCAGTTCGGAAGTGATGCGGGAGCAGTTCCGACAGATCCTGGAGTACACCGAGCCGATCCACATGAGCTTTCAGATCATGCCTGAGGACCGGACACCGCACGCCGGTCTCGGCGGCCCCATGGTTCTGCTGGAGACACCCGAGCACGAGCGTCTGGCGTATCTGGAAGTGCAGAGCGCCAGCTTCCTCGTGGACGACCCAAATGAGGTCAGCAACTATCACCACAAGTATGGAATGCTGCGGTCACAGGCACTCTCTCCGGACGAGAGCGTGCGCCTCTTACGCGAACTGCTAGGAGACCGATGA
- a CDS encoding ATP-binding protein: MNAENQHPHTREAFYRRDRRSVRLAREFTHDALADWAVAERGDDVLLCVSELATNALLHGVPPGRGFGLRLVLDGDGVLRLELHDSGPGTVRVPDPSPESEHGRGLLLVSALADKWGVGERNPGKFVWCEFEVRGS; encoded by the coding sequence ATGAACGCGGAAAATCAACACCCCCACACCCGCGAGGCGTTCTACCGCCGCGACCGCAGATCCGTACGCCTGGCCCGGGAGTTCACGCACGACGCCCTCGCCGACTGGGCAGTGGCCGAGCGCGGCGACGACGTGCTGCTCTGTGTGAGCGAGCTGGCCACCAACGCGTTGCTCCACGGCGTACCGCCGGGCCGGGGCTTCGGTCTGCGTCTCGTCCTGGACGGTGACGGCGTGCTGCGGCTGGAACTCCACGACAGCGGCCCCGGCACGGTCCGCGTCCCGGATCCGTCCCCGGAGTCGGAGCACGGCCGGGGGCTGTTGCTGGTGAGTGCCCTCGCCGACAAGTGGGGCGTGGGGGAGAGGAACCCCGGCAAGTTCGTGTGGTGCGAGTTCGAGGTGCGCGGGTCCTAG
- a CDS encoding YceI family protein yields MGIFGRKNTSESTAAAPAAAPAAVNPDLAALTGEYTIDPAHTTIGFVARHAMVTNVKGGFLEFTGSLHLDGSDPTKSTASLDVKMDSIDTGNADRDGHLKSSDFFRTDEFPAMTFRSTKAEALGGDDYRITGDLSILGVTKPLSIDLEFNGSAKDPFGNERVGFEGRTEILRSEWGLTWNAALETGGVLVSDKIKLNFDISAIKNA; encoded by the coding sequence ATGGGCATCTTCGGCCGCAAGAACACCTCCGAGTCCACCGCCGCCGCCCCCGCCGCCGCGCCGGCCGCCGTGAACCCGGACCTGGCCGCGCTCACCGGCGAGTACACGATCGACCCGGCCCACACCACGATCGGCTTCGTGGCCCGCCACGCCATGGTCACGAACGTCAAGGGCGGCTTCCTCGAATTCACCGGCTCCCTGCACCTGGACGGTTCCGACCCGACGAAGTCCACCGCGTCCCTCGACGTCAAGATGGACAGCATCGACACGGGCAACGCCGACCGCGACGGTCACCTGAAGTCGTCGGACTTCTTCAGGACGGACGAGTTCCCGGCGATGACCTTCCGCTCGACCAAGGCGGAGGCCCTGGGCGGCGACGACTACCGCATCACCGGCGACCTCTCGATCCTCGGCGTCACCAAGCCGCTCTCCATCGACCTGGAGTTCAACGGCTCCGCGAAGGACCCCTTCGGCAACGAGCGTGTCGGTTTCGAGGGCAGGACGGAAATCCTGCGCTCGGAGTGGGGCCTCACCTGGAACGCCGCGCTGGAGACCGGTGGCGTCCTCGTCTCCGACAAGATCAAGCTGAACTTCGACATCTCGGCGATCAAGAACGCGTGA
- a CDS encoding polysaccharide lyase 8 family protein, translated as MTSTRRTFLTAALLASALAPGVTTARATGADPHAALRRRWLDIALGTGYDPAAEPYASRLAQTGELARALRATMTPTATSLWPGHSFDPPAGITRSYSRLWTMTQAYVQAGTGSTGDAGLLADVLRGLDHLSVTVYNPSTTRYGNWWEWQIGSPRLLMDITAALYDHLGDARVSAACAAVDHFIPDSALTDYSGTSTGANRVDLCRSVALRGVLGRSGDRIALARDALSPVFPYVTKGDGLYADGSFVQHTWVAYSGTYGQVMLDGLGRLFALLAGSAWEVTDPGRHNVLDSVERAYAPLIHDGLVMDGVNGRAISRGYLADDDLHVMRSDHFHGQALIAAVTLFAGGVDEGERERWYGRIKGWIQRDDVTTILTGRQLGVGDLARLHAVADSPVPAAPEPVGHHLFAAMDRAVHRRPGFVACLSMSSDRIAHYECGNGENPRGWHTGAGMLQWWADGPSDQYTDWFWPTVDWYRLPGTTVSTRRLADRAGGEWGAPKPDVRWVGGTTDGEYAAVGQHLKGLGSTLEARKSWFCVADAVICLGAGITCADGVAVETVVDNRNLGEGGTQAFVRGRSWAHLEGHGGWVLPCGGDLRVLREDRTGAWSDINATSTAERRTRRWQTLWLDHGTDPTDATYVYLLLPGASRHAVAARAADRHWLSVLANDPRAQAVAVPSLGLTAANFWQAGSAGPLRASGGASVMVRRHGRTATVRVSEPQRTGVPLEIVWDRPVRSVVRADDTVEVLSAGRRLRLRVTPGMACATQECEVALR; from the coding sequence ATGACCTCCACGCGTCGTACCTTCCTCACCGCCGCCCTGCTCGCGAGCGCCCTGGCCCCGGGTGTCACGACAGCCCGCGCCACCGGCGCCGACCCCCACGCGGCCCTCCGCCGGCGCTGGCTCGACATCGCCCTCGGCACCGGCTACGACCCGGCCGCGGAGCCCTACGCCTCCCGCCTGGCCCAGACCGGCGAACTGGCCCGCGCCTTACGCGCCACCATGACCCCGACGGCCACCTCCCTGTGGCCCGGACACTCCTTCGACCCGCCCGCCGGTATCACCCGGAGCTACAGCCGCCTGTGGACCATGACCCAGGCCTACGTCCAGGCCGGCACCGGCTCGACGGGCGATGCGGGTCTCCTCGCGGACGTCCTGCGCGGCCTCGACCACCTCTCCGTCACCGTCTACAACCCCTCCACCACCCGCTACGGCAACTGGTGGGAATGGCAGATCGGCAGCCCCCGCCTCCTCATGGACATCACGGCCGCCCTGTACGACCACCTCGGCGACGCCCGCGTCAGCGCGGCCTGCGCGGCCGTCGACCACTTCATCCCGGACAGCGCGCTCACGGACTACTCCGGCACATCCACCGGTGCCAACCGTGTCGACCTGTGCCGCTCCGTCGCCCTGCGCGGCGTCCTCGGCCGGTCCGGCGACCGCATCGCGCTCGCCCGCGACGCCCTGTCGCCCGTCTTTCCGTACGTGACGAAGGGGGACGGGCTGTACGCCGACGGCTCGTTCGTCCAGCACACCTGGGTCGCCTACTCCGGCACGTACGGACAGGTCATGCTCGACGGACTCGGCCGGCTCTTCGCGCTCCTCGCCGGCTCTGCGTGGGAGGTCACCGACCCCGGCAGGCACAACGTCCTGGACAGCGTCGAGAGGGCCTACGCGCCGCTGATCCACGACGGGTTGGTGATGGACGGCGTCAACGGCCGTGCCATCAGCCGCGGTTACCTGGCCGACGACGACCTGCACGTCATGCGCAGCGACCACTTCCACGGGCAGGCGCTCATTGCGGCCGTCACACTGTTCGCGGGCGGCGTGGACGAGGGGGAGCGGGAGCGGTGGTACGGCCGGATCAAGGGATGGATCCAACGGGACGATGTGACAACGATCCTGACCGGTCGTCAGCTCGGGGTCGGCGATCTGGCCCGGCTGCACGCCGTCGCCGACTCACCCGTACCGGCCGCCCCCGAGCCCGTCGGTCATCACCTCTTCGCCGCCATGGACCGTGCCGTGCACCGTCGCCCCGGGTTCGTCGCCTGCCTCTCCATGAGCAGCGACCGGATCGCGCACTACGAGTGCGGCAACGGCGAGAACCCGCGCGGCTGGCACACCGGCGCCGGAATGCTCCAGTGGTGGGCCGACGGCCCGAGCGATCAGTACACCGACTGGTTCTGGCCCACGGTGGACTGGTACCGGCTGCCGGGCACCACCGTCTCCACCAGACGCCTCGCCGACCGGGCCGGCGGCGAGTGGGGCGCGCCCAAGCCGGACGTGCGGTGGGTCGGCGGCACGACGGACGGGGAGTACGCGGCGGTCGGGCAGCATCTGAAGGGCCTCGGCTCCACGCTGGAGGCCCGCAAGTCGTGGTTCTGCGTCGCGGACGCCGTGATCTGCCTCGGCGCCGGGATCACCTGCGCCGACGGGGTGGCCGTCGAGACGGTCGTGGACAACCGGAACCTGGGGGAGGGCGGCACCCAGGCCTTCGTACGCGGCCGGTCCTGGGCCCACCTGGAGGGGCACGGCGGCTGGGTCCTGCCGTGCGGAGGCGATCTGCGCGTCCTGCGCGAGGACCGCACCGGCGCCTGGTCGGACATCAACGCCACGAGCACGGCGGAGCGCCGCACCCGGCGCTGGCAGACACTGTGGCTCGACCACGGAACCGACCCCACGGACGCCACTTACGTCTACCTCCTCCTGCCCGGCGCCTCCCGCCACGCCGTCGCCGCCCGCGCGGCCGACCGCCACTGGCTGTCCGTCCTCGCCAACGACCCCCGGGCGCAGGCGGTCGCGGTCCCGTCCCTCGGCCTGACCGCGGCCAACTTCTGGCAGGCCGGTTCGGCAGGGCCCCTGAGGGCGTCCGGGGGAGCGAGCGTCATGGTCCGGCGGCACGGCCGTACGGCCACCGTCCGCGTCAGCGAGCCGCAGCGTACGGGCGTGCCGCTGGAGATCGTCTGGGATCGTCCCGTGCGCTCGGTGGTCCGGGCGGACGACACGGTCGAGGTACTGTCGGCAGGCCGCCGTTTGAGGCTCCGTGTCACTCCGGGGATGGCATGTGCCACACAAGAATGTGAGGTGGCTCTTCGGTGA
- a CDS encoding acyl-CoA carboxylase subunit beta: MTVVEEKTGEPTGEPTDARGRVAELHEIRTQAVAGPSEKATEAQHAKGKLTARERIELLLDPGSFQEVEQLRRHRASGFGLEAKKPYTDGVITGWGTVEGRTVFVYAHDFRIFGGALGEAHATKIHKIMDMAIAAGAPLVSLNDGAGARIQEGVSALAGYGGIFQRNTKASGVIPQISVMLGPCAGGAAYSPALTDFVFMVRETSQMFITGPDVVKAVTGEEITQNGLGGADVHAETSGVCHFAYDDEETCIHEVRYLLSLLPQNNRENPPRVECSDEAERRSDVLLDLVPADGNRPYDMAKVIEEIVDDGEYLEVHERWARNIICALARMDGQVVGIIANQPQVLAGVLDIEASEKAARFVQMCDAFNIPIVTFLDVPGFLPGVDQEHGGIIRHGAKLLYAYCNATVPRISLILRKAYGGAYIVMDSQSIGADLTYAWPTNEIAVMGAEGAANVIFRRQIAAAEDSEAMRQKMVKEYKAELMHPYYAAERGLVDDVIDPAETREVLIKSLAMLHTKHADLPSRKHGNPPQ, encoded by the coding sequence ATGACCGTTGTGGAAGAGAAGACGGGCGAGCCGACCGGCGAGCCGACGGACGCGCGCGGGCGGGTCGCCGAGCTGCACGAGATTCGTACTCAGGCAGTGGCGGGCCCCAGCGAGAAGGCGACCGAGGCGCAGCACGCCAAGGGCAAGCTGACGGCGCGGGAGCGGATCGAGCTGCTCCTGGACCCGGGTTCCTTCCAGGAGGTCGAGCAGCTGCGGCGGCACCGGGCGTCGGGTTTCGGGCTGGAGGCGAAGAAGCCGTACACGGACGGTGTGATCACCGGCTGGGGGACGGTGGAGGGCCGTACGGTCTTCGTGTACGCGCATGACTTCCGGATCTTCGGTGGTGCGCTGGGCGAGGCCCATGCGACGAAGATCCACAAGATCATGGACATGGCCATCGCGGCGGGTGCGCCGCTGGTGTCCCTCAACGACGGTGCGGGCGCGCGGATCCAGGAGGGTGTCTCGGCCCTGGCGGGCTACGGGGGGATCTTCCAGCGGAACACGAAGGCGTCGGGTGTCATCCCGCAGATCAGCGTGATGCTCGGCCCCTGCGCGGGCGGCGCGGCCTACAGCCCCGCCCTCACCGACTTCGTGTTCATGGTGCGTGAGACCTCGCAGATGTTCATCACCGGGCCGGACGTGGTCAAGGCGGTCACCGGTGAGGAGATCACCCAGAACGGTCTGGGCGGCGCGGACGTGCACGCGGAGACCTCCGGTGTGTGCCACTTCGCCTACGACGACGAGGAGACCTGCATCCACGAGGTGCGCTACCTCCTCTCCCTGCTCCCGCAGAACAACCGGGAGAACCCGCCGCGGGTGGAGTGCTCCGACGAGGCCGAGCGGCGCAGCGACGTCCTGCTGGACCTGGTTCCGGCGGACGGCAACCGGCCGTACGACATGGCCAAGGTGATCGAGGAGATCGTCGACGACGGCGAGTACCTCGAGGTCCACGAGCGCTGGGCCCGCAACATCATCTGCGCCCTCGCCCGGATGGACGGCCAGGTCGTGGGCATCATCGCCAACCAGCCCCAGGTGCTGGCGGGTGTCCTGGACATCGAGGCGAGTGAAAAAGCTGCGCGCTTTGTCCAGATGTGTGACGCTTTCAATATCCCGATCGTCACGTTCCTGGACGTTCCGGGGTTCCTCCCCGGTGTCGACCAGGAGCACGGCGGGATCATTCGGCACGGCGCGAAGCTGCTGTACGCGTACTGCAACGCGACGGTGCCGAGGATCTCGCTGATCCTGCGCAAGGCGTACGGCGGTGCCTACATCGTCATGGACAGCCAGTCCATCGGTGCCGACCTGACGTACGCCTGGCCGACCAACGAGATCGCCGTCATGGGCGCGGAAGGCGCGGCCAACGTCATCTTCCGGCGTCAGATCGCCGCGGCCGAGGACTCCGAGGCGATGCGCCAGAAGATGGTCAAGGAGTACAAGGCCGAGCTCATGCACCCGTACTACGCGGCGGAGCGCGGCCTGGTCGACGACGTCATCGACCCGGCCGAGACCCGCGAGGTGCTCATCAAGTCACTGGCGATGCTGCACACCAAGCACGCCGACCTGCCGTCGCGCAAGCACGGCAACCCCCCGCAGTAA
- a CDS encoding acyl-CoA carboxylase subunit epsilon: protein MNTPDIRVEKGHAEPEEVAAITAVLLARAAAQPTDSDSTAQSHRGRLKAGWRRLEREPGFRAPHSWHG, encoded by the coding sequence ATGAACACCCCTGACATCCGCGTCGAGAAGGGCCACGCCGAGCCCGAGGAAGTGGCCGCCATCACGGCCGTCCTCCTGGCCCGCGCGGCCGCTCAGCCGACCGACTCCGACTCCACCGCCCAGAGCCACCGCGGCCGCCTGAAGGCCGGCTGGCGCCGTCTGGAGCGCGAGCCCGGCTTCCGCGCCCCGCACAGCTGGCACGGCTAG
- a CDS encoding GTP-binding protein: MDFASSSGGPSRSTTSAKIVVAGGFGVGKTTFVGAVSEINPLRTEAVMTSASAGIDDLTHTGDKTTTTVAMDFGRITLDQDLILYLFGTPGQDRFWFMWDDLVRGAIGAIVLVDTRRLADCFPAVDYFENSGLPFVIALNGFDGNQPYQPDEVREALQIGPDTPIITTDARHRADAKSALITLVEHALMARLR, translated from the coding sequence GTGGACTTCGCAAGCTCTAGCGGCGGTCCTTCCCGCTCCACCACCTCCGCGAAGATCGTGGTGGCGGGCGGCTTCGGCGTGGGCAAGACCACGTTCGTCGGCGCCGTCTCAGAGATCAACCCGCTGCGCACAGAGGCCGTGATGACGTCCGCGTCTGCCGGCATCGACGACCTCACCCACACCGGAGACAAGACCACCACCACGGTGGCCATGGACTTCGGCCGTATCACCCTGGACCAGGACCTGATCCTGTACCTGTTCGGTACGCCCGGTCAGGACCGCTTCTGGTTCATGTGGGACGACCTGGTGCGCGGCGCGATCGGCGCGATCGTCCTGGTGGACACCCGGCGTCTCGCCGACTGCTTCCCCGCGGTCGACTACTTCGAGAACTCGGGCCTGCCCTTCGTCATCGCCCTCAACGGCTTCGACGGCAACCAGCCGTACCAGCCGGACGAGGTCCGCGAGGCCCTGCAGATCGGCCCGGACACCCCGATCATCACGACGGACGCCCGCCATCGCGCCGACGCCAAGTCGGCGCTGATCACGCTGGTGGAGCACGCCCTGATGGCCCGCCTCCGCTAG
- a CDS encoding DUF742 domain-containing protein codes for MATPPGGSNTGNWSYGPAQGQGDGSANRYNFPSAPSHRQPYAPQGPGPSPYDQPPAPRIQPVQPQRRPEPAPAGASNNPLVRPYAMTGGRTRPRYQLAIEALVHTTAQPHQMQGQLPEHQRICNLCREIKSVAEISALLTIPLGVARILVADLAEAGLVAIHQPGGDENAGGQPDVTLLERVLSGLRKL; via the coding sequence GTGGCAACACCCCCAGGCGGTTCGAATACGGGCAACTGGTCGTACGGCCCTGCCCAGGGCCAGGGCGACGGATCCGCGAACCGGTACAACTTCCCCTCCGCCCCCAGCCACCGGCAGCCGTACGCGCCGCAGGGCCCCGGCCCTTCGCCGTACGACCAGCCGCCGGCACCGCGCATCCAGCCGGTGCAGCCGCAGCGCCGTCCCGAGCCGGCGCCCGCCGGGGCGTCGAACAACCCCTTGGTGCGTCCGTACGCCATGACCGGCGGCCGGACCCGCCCGCGGTACCAGCTCGCCATCGAGGCGCTGGTGCACACCACCGCGCAGCCGCACCAGATGCAGGGCCAGCTGCCCGAGCATCAGCGGATCTGCAACCTCTGCCGAGAGATCAAGTCGGTGGCCGAGATCTCGGCCCTGCTGACCATTCCCCTCGGCGTGGCCAGGATCCTCGTCGCCGACTTGGCGGAGGCGGGCCTGGTCGCCATCCATCAGCCCGGCGGCGACGAGAACGCCGGTGGCCAGCCAGACGTGACACTGCTCGAAAGGGTGCTCAGTGGACTTCGCAAGCTCTAG
- a CDS encoding roadblock/LC7 domain-containing protein, translated as MSQAAQNLNWLITNFVDNTPGVSHTVVVSADGLLLAMSEGFPRDRADQLAAVASGLTSLTAGASRIFEGGSVNQTVVEMERGFLFLMSISDGSSLAVLAHPEADIGLIGYEMALLVDRAGTVLTPDLRAELQGSLLN; from the coding sequence ATGAGCCAGGCGGCACAGAACCTGAACTGGTTGATCACCAACTTCGTGGACAACACCCCGGGGGTGTCCCACACGGTGGTGGTCTCCGCCGACGGACTCCTTCTGGCTATGTCCGAAGGCTTTCCGCGCGACCGCGCCGATCAGCTCGCGGCCGTCGCCTCCGGTCTGACGTCTCTGACGGCAGGCGCCTCCCGGATCTTCGAGGGAGGCAGCGTGAATCAGACGGTTGTGGAGATGGAGCGGGGATTCCTGTTCCTCATGTCCATTTCCGACGGTTCGTCGCTGGCGGTCCTGGCCCACCCCGAGGCGGACATCGGCCTCATCGGGTACGAAATGGCACTCCTGGTCGATCGCGCGGGCACGGTTCTCACCCCGGACCTGCGCGCCGAACTCCAGGGAAGCCTTCTCAACTAA